The following proteins are co-located in the Tripterygium wilfordii isolate XIE 37 chromosome 2, ASM1340144v1, whole genome shotgun sequence genome:
- the LOC119981740 gene encoding 18.8 kDa class II heat shock protein-like — protein sequence MLRQSTPADVIEYPNAYVYIVDMPGLKKDQMKVHMEYNTLVVSGERKSEREKEKEVKEGIKYIRMERRLEKYLKKFVLPENVNPEKISAVYQDGVLTVTVEKKPRPEPKKLRSIEVQVA from the coding sequence ATGCTAAGACAAAGTACTCCGGCGGACGTGATCGAGTACCCGAACGCCTACGTGTACATCGTCGACATGCCTGGGCTGAAGAAGGACCAGATGAAGGTCCACATGGAGTACAACACGTTGGTTGTGAGTGGAGAGAGGAAGAGTgagagggagaaggagaaggaagtTAAGGAAGGGATTAAGTACATAAGGATGGAGAGGAGGTTAGAGAAGTATTTGAAGAAGTTTGTTTTACCGGAAAACGTGAATCCGGAGAAGATATCGGCTGTTTATCAGGACGGGGTGTTGACTGTGACGGTGGAGAAGAAGCCGCGGCCTGAGCCCAAGAAACTCAGGAGTATTGAAGTGCAGGTCGCGTGA